The genomic DNA CGACGCTGTGTTGGATCTCGTACGATCGAGAAGCCTGTACTGAAGCGCTTCCGCCACATCACTGGCTTCGACGTGTTCGTGACCCTCCAGATCGGCGACCGTACGGGCGACCCGAGCGGCCTTCACATAGGCCCGCACGCTGAGGCCCAGCGTCTCGGCGCCGCGCTCCAAGAGTTGCAGCGCATCGGGCACAAGCTCTTCGCCCAGGCGGGCTAGCTCGCCTTGCTCCGGCGCCGGGCGGGACTCGCTTCGCTGTTGGCGCTGGCGCCGGCGAGCGTGCGCCCTTGCGACCCGCTGCTGCATGGACGCGGTGGTTTCGCCGTCCCCGTGGTGCCGCATGCTGGCAGGCCGAACAGGGGGGAGCGCGACCTGGATGTCGAAGCGATCGAGCAGGGGGCCGGAGACTCGTGCGCGATAACGCTCGATGCGGGTGGGAGGGCAGCGGCACAGGCGAGCTCGGTCGCCGGCGTAGCCGCATGGACAGGGATTCATGGCGGCGACGACCAGCGGGCGAGCCGGCAGCACCATGCGATGCTGTACCCGTGCTACCGCGGCGACTCCAGACTCCATGGTTGGGCGCAGCGCTTCGAGCGCAGGTACGCGAAACTCCGGTAGCTCGTCGAGGAACAGGACACCCAGATGTGCCAAAGTCACCTCGCCAGGCTGCAGCGGCTGGCCACCTCCTACCAGAGCAACGTCGCTCGCCGTGTGATGCGGCGCTCGAAAGGGCCGTTCGCCGGGGTCCGCTGGGGTTTCGCCGGCGGCGCCTGCAATCGTCGCGATCTCCTGGGCCTCCTCCGCGCTGGGCGCGGGAAGCAGCCAGCGAAGCCGGCGTGCGAGCATGGTCTTTCCGGCTCCGGGGGGTCCAATGAGCAGAACGTTGTGCATTCCGGCCGCAGCCACTTGAAGGGCGCGCTTGGCCGTCTGCTGGCCGCAAACATCACGAAAGTCCTCTCGTATCTCAGGCCGCGACTTCGGGCACGTTCGCGGCTGCGGCAGGGTCTCGAGCCCATTGAGGAAAGCGACAACTTCGCGCAGGTGCGTTGCGCAACGTACTTCCAGATTGGTGGCCAGCGCAGCCTCGACCTGGTTGGCCTGCGGCACGATCGCCCCAAGGAGACCACGTTTCTTTGCGCCCAGCAGTTGTGCGAGCAATCCGCGCACGGGCCTGACAGCTCCGTCGAGCGACAGCTCTCCCGCGATCAGCGTCGTCGCGAGCCTGTTGGGTGCACAGCTGCCCGCCGCGGACAGGGCGGCCACGGCGATTGCGAGGTCAAAGGACGAGCCGGACTTGCGCAGGTCCGCAGGCGCCAGGTTGAGCACTAGCTTCCGCGGTGGCAGCACGAAGCCGCTGTTCTCGATCGCGGCCAGGACCCGGACCCGGCTTTCGCGCACGGCAGCTTCGGGTAGCCCCACGATCTCGAAACCCGGCAGGCCGCGCCCGATGGAGACCTGCACCTCGACACCATGCGCGTGCACGCCGATCAGCGAACCGCAGTGGACTGTTGCTAACATACCCGCCAGCTATCCACACCGCATGCCGATTCAGCGGTTCAATGATTTCAGGCATTTAGGACCCTTGGGCTG from Pseudomonadota bacterium includes the following:
- a CDS encoding YifB family Mg chelatase-like AAA ATPase; the encoded protein is MLATVHCGSLIGVHAHGVEVQVSIGRGLPGFEIVGLPEAAVRESRVRVLAAIENSGFVLPPRKLVLNLAPADLRKSGSSFDLAIAVAALSAAGSCAPNRLATTLIAGELSLDGAVRPVRGLLAQLLGAKKRGLLGAIVPQANQVEAALATNLEVRCATHLREVVAFLNGLETLPQPRTCPKSRPEIREDFRDVCGQQTAKRALQVAAAGMHNVLLIGPPGAGKTMLARRLRWLLPAPSAEEAQEIATIAGAAGETPADPGERPFRAPHHTASDVALVGGGQPLQPGEVTLAHLGVLFLDELPEFRVPALEALRPTMESGVAAVARVQHRMVLPARPLVVAAMNPCPCGYAGDRARLCRCPPTRIERYRARVSGPLLDRFDIQVALPPVRPASMRHHGDGETTASMQQRVARAHARRRQRQQRSESRPAPEQGELARLGEELVPDALQLLERGAETLGLSVRAYVKAARVARTVADLEGHEHVEASDVAEALQYRLLDRTRSNTASPQSLRHEPSLPEENEACH